One window from the genome of Nicotiana sylvestris chromosome 9, ASM39365v2, whole genome shotgun sequence encodes:
- the LOC104249246 gene encoding tubby-like F-box protein 5, whose protein sequence is MSFKSIFRELREMKDGIGSISRRGMDGRRWRNRTRSHIAPDVSHFDPDQQGQWANLPSELLLDIIRRVEESETSWPARTVVVFCASVCKSWREVTKEIVKTPEECGRLTFPISLKQPGPRESPIHCFIKRDRANSVYRLYFGLTPSEDESDKLLLAAKRTRRATSTDFVISLVADDFSRASSTCVGKLRSNFLGTKFTVYDSQPPSDAAIQHRGRLSRRFNVKQVSPTVPACNYSVAAINYELNVLRTRGPRRMHCAMHSIPFSSIQEGGSAPAPKSFPQSFDEKSSPPSVSKTKEPTVDISSPGFSTSKVSVPSREPLVLKNKAPRWHEQLQCWCLNFKGRVTVASVKNFQLAIAVDPSQNIPAAVQETVILQFGKIGKDIFTMDYCYPLSAFQAFAICLSSFDTKPACE, encoded by the exons ATGTCGTTTAAGAGCATTTTCCGTGAGCTGAGGGAGATGAAAGATGGGATAGGGAGTATATCAAGGAGGGGAATGGACGGAAGGCGTTGGCGAAACagaacccgatcacatatagcaCCTGATGTGTCACATTTTGATCCCGATCAACAAGGCCAATGGGCAAATTTACCATCAGAATTGCTATTGGATATTATCCGCAGGGTTGAAGAGAGTGAGACATCGTGGCCTGCTCGGACCGTTGTAGTCTTTTGTGCTTCTGTTTGTAAGTCATGGAGGGAAGTTACTAAAGAAATTGTCAAGACTCCCGAGGAATGTGGTAGGCTTACTTTCCCCATTTCACTGAAGCAG CCGGGTCCCCGTGAATCCCCAATTCATTGCTTTATTAAACGGGACAGAGCCAATTCTGTTTATCGCCTCTACTTTGGTTTGACTCCAT CTGAGGATGAAAGCGATAAGCTATTGCTGGCTGCCAAAAGGACCAGAAGGGCAACAAGCACAGACTTTGTAATTTCATTGGTTGCGGATGATTTTTCTCGAGCTAGCAGTACATGTGTTGGAAAACTGAG ATCTAACTTTCTTGGGACCAAGTTCACCGTATATGATAGCCAACCCCCAAGTGATGCAGCAATTCAACATCGCGGTCGACTTAGTCGACGATTCAACGTGAAGCAAGTATCCCCGACAGTACCTGCGTGCAACTACAGTGTCGCCGCCATTAACTATGAACTCAATGTTCTCCGAACAAGAGGACCTAGGAGAATGCATTGCGCCATGCATTCTATCCCTTTCTCCTCTATTCAAGAGGGAGGCAGCGCTCCAGCACCTAAATCATTCCCACAATCTTTTGACGAGAAATCATCTCCCCCATCAGTCTCAAAAACGAAGGAGCCAACTGTAGATATCAGCTCGCCTGGCTTTTCAACCTCAAAAGTGTCGGTGCCTTCTCGAGAGCCACTCGTGCTAAAAAACAAGGCCCCTAGATGGCATGAACAATTGCAGTGCTGGTGCCTAAATTTTAAAGGCCGTGTTACAGTGGCGTCTGTGAAAAATTTTCAGCTAGCGATAGCAGTTGATCCTTCTCAGAATATACCAGCTGCAGTACAAGAAACAGTAATATTGCAATTTGGCAAAATCGGAAAAGACATCTTCACCATGGATTACTGCTACCCGCTATCTGCCTTCCAAGCTTTCGCAATCTGCTTGAGCAGCTTTGACACGAAACCAGCATGCGAATGA
- the LOC138878570 gene encoding uncharacterized protein yields MAVEMKWLQLQVFGDSQLVVNQLLGSYEYVPRKQNKKADVLAALASSLTLPDQVQVAVYQKWVVPLPNEAESEENELKHLVAISEVEKEEWRQPIIDYLCYGILPKNPRRRTEIRRRAPRFLYYKDTLYRRSFEGVLLRCLWEDEALQAL; encoded by the exons ATGGCTGTCGAAATGAAGtggttgcaattgcaagtctttggtgactctcagttagtggtcaatcagcttttaggtagttacgag TATGTGCCaaggaaacaaaataagaagGCGGATGTTTTAGCCGCCCTAGCTTCATCTTTAACCTTGCCTGATCAAGTGCAAGTTGCTGTCtaccaaaaatgggtagtaccgctgCCAAATGAGGCtgaaagtgaagaaaatgaactcaagcatcttgtcgcCATTTCTGAAGTCGAGAAAGAAGAATGgagacaacccattatcgactacttgtgctatgggatacttccaaaAAATCCGCGGAGAAGAACTGAAATCCGtcgtcgtgcacctcgcttcctttactacaaagataccCTATATAGAAGAtcattcgagggagtactcttgcgatgcttATGGGAAGATGAAGCACTCCAAGCTTTGTAA